In Cydia splendana chromosome 3, ilCydSple1.2, whole genome shotgun sequence, one DNA window encodes the following:
- the LOC134806713 gene encoding uncharacterized protein K02A2.6-like — protein sequence MANTNIGILTIFDHAGQSWKSYKGRIQQFFLANDLDGTTDATGKKRKAILLSALSEGTYKLVEDLALPKQLESVPFEDILTLLDGHFTPTRVGFGERHKFYSASQQVGESHTQWAARLRGLTAHCEFANVEDALRDRFLMGMLPGREKEKLYAQNLKDLTLTKAVQLAETIRCASAGAKASGSEPGADQLLKISKIPKKTEGVAKVPCTVCGYTNHKTAECRFTNFVCKKCHEKGHLRRMCKVKYVNVGPEDEGDDDDGKIYFIRSFRGEPMVETVTIRKKKFKFEIDTGSAVTVVPQNTYNKSFSDIPLRSTNKRLDGYSGERIRCIGMIPLPISYAGSTHSINAYVVCDEGPALLGRDFTSTFNLQLTPVHYCSDDTTVKRLQKEYPQLFSDELGCYNKTKIKLTLNENSKPVFIKARPIAFALRDKIDKEIDRLVNLGVLVPVEHSEYASPIVPVLKRNGTVRLCADYSVSINKQLVVEQYPLPTANELFSKLCGGKQFSKLDLSMAYNQFMLDEASQNITCINTHRGLYKYTRLVFGLSSAPAIFQRAMEGLLAGMDGVLCLLDDVLITGSDEKQHLDRLHAVLKRLQSAGLTLQREKCVFFQNEVSYLGYVINKNGLKKSSDKIEAMVNAPKPKNVNELQSFLGLVNYYRSFVPEAATILSPLYDLLRKGIKWHWSSEHDNAFGKIKSVLASDQVLAHFNPNAKVILTVDASPTGLSAILSQIESDGTERPVSFASRSLNAAEKRYSQLQKEATSIVFGIRRYHQYLYGRSVPFVLRTDHKPLTSIFHPERGIPEVSANRLQRYAMFLSGYNYVIEYVRSADNSADYLSRACLPPPRGGGEDATRVDPRDDCDRAAYICFVTDGHLPISVNELRNETSKDIVLQQVIKYNMNGWPHKVNDIKIKPFFLCRTQLSIENGCVMRGHKVVIPERLQGKVLSELHTSHLGIVKTKAEARSRLWFPGIDEAIEKMIGSCDVCIQLRPSPARVPLAHWDLPPTVFFRLHIDFLGPINNHTYLIVVDAYSKWEVYDMGNSTSSMAVVDKLCDFFSRFGLPAVIVSDNGSSFCSHEFTAFCNLNGIQHMTSPAYHPASNGQAESMVKVIKKGIKSSLLTGRNVRDSKVKLLQYLFNYRNSVHSATGSSPTELVYGRKLRSRLDLLHPVTPTPSSLSVTLANVVKNKQCSQNNKLNRKNNETFTTGERVLYKKITNKNKFTWSKGVVEKRLGKVLYLIKDITTSVVIKKHKNHILTYYRVQRRLSISQRKSLAPQTLKHHASFYYNQSRSCNKYIASVLFLRSDLTNPNMC from the coding sequence atggcaAATACTAATATCGgtattttaactatttttgaTCACGCTGGCCAAAGTTGGAAGAGCTACAAAGGCAGGattcaacaattttttttggcTAATGATTTGGACGGGACGACAGATGCTACGGGGAAGAAGAGGAAAGCCATTCTTTTGAGCGCACTCAGCGAAGGCACGTATAAATTAGTTGAAGATTTAGCGTTGCCGAAGCAATTGGAAAGCGTGCCATTCGAGGACATTTTGACGCTTTTGGACGGACATTTTACACCGACACGGGTGGGCTTCGGGGAGCGTCATAAGTTCTACTCCGCGTCACAGCAGGTAGGCGAGTCTCACACGCAATGGGCGGCGAGGCTCCGTGGTCTGACTGCACACTGTGAATTCGCAAATGTAGAAGACGCACTGCGTGACCGGTTCCTGATGGGCATGTTGCCAGGCCGGGAGAAGGAAAAGCTTTATGCCCAGAATTTAAAAGATTTGACGCTGACTAAAGCAGTCCAGTTGGCAGAAACTATTCGGTGTGCCAGCGCGGGGGCTAAGGCGTCGGGTTCCGAACCCGGCGCTGATCAGCTGTTGAAGATATCAAAGATCCCGAAGAAAACCGAAGGTGTCGCAAAGGTTCCGTGTACGGTTTGCGGTTACACAAATCATAAGACTGCAGAGTGTCGTTTTACAAATTTCGTGTGCAAAAAGTGTCATGAAAAGGGACATTTGCGTAGAATGTGTAAAGTGAAATACGTTAATGTGGGACCAGAGGATGAGGGCGATGACGACGACGgtaagatttattttattcgttCATTTCGCGGAGAGCCTATGGTAGAAACCGTTAcaattcgtaaaaaaaaatttaagtttGAAATTGACACTGGCAGTGCCGTCACGGTTGTACcgcaaaatacatataataagagTTTTAGTGACATTCCCTTACGATCCACGAACAAAAGGTTGGACGGTTATTCTGGGGAACGCATTCGGTGTATAGGAATGATTCCATTACCTATTTCATATGCGGGGAGCACGCATTCGATAAACGCATATGTAGTCTGCGATGAGGGCCCCGCACTACTAGGAAGAGATTTCACTTCTACATTTAATTTACAATTAACCCCTGTGCATTATTGTAGTGACGACACTACAGTTAAAAGGTTGCAAAAAGAATATCCTCAGCTTTTCTCGGATGAACTTGGGTGttacaataaaactaaaattaaattaactttaaatgaAAACTCTAAACCAGTTTTTATTAAAGCCCGGCCGATCGCGTTCGCGTTGCGAGATAAGATCGATAAGGAGATAGATAGGCTAGTCAATCTAGGCGTTCTCGTTCCAGTCGAACACTCTGAATATGCCTCCCCCATTGTTCCCGTATTAAAACGAAATGGAACTGTTAGGCTTTGCGCAGATTACTCGGTGAGTATTAATAAACAGCTAGTCGTTGAGCAATACCCGCTGCCTACCGCAAATGAGTTATTTTCCAAACTGTGTGGCGGCAAACAATTTTCTAAACTCGATTTATCGATGGCATATAATCAGTTTATGCTCGACGAGGCCTCACAAAATATAACGTGTATAAATACTCACCGAGGCCTTTATAAATATACAAGGTTAGTGTTCGGTCTGTCCTCGGCACCAGCGATTTTTCAGCGTGCTATGGAGGGGCTACTAGCGGGCATGGATGGCGTGTTGTGTTTGTTGGACGACGTGCTCATCACGGGCAGTGATGAAAAACAGCACCTAGACCGGTTGCACGCAGTCCTTAAGCGGTTGCAATCAGCAGGGTTAACCCTACAAAGggaaaaatgtgtgttttttcaGAACGAAGTTTCATATTTAGggtatgtcataaataaaaacgggttaaaaaaatcatcggacAAAATAGAAGCGATGGTAAATGCACCAAAACCTAAAAATGTTAACGAGTTACAGTCTTTCTTAGGACTCGTAAACTATTACCGGAGTTTTGTACCGGAAGCTGCAACAATCCTGAGTCCATTGTATGacttattaagaaaaggtaTAAAGTGGCATTGGTCTAGCGAGCACGACAACGCGTTTGGAAAAATTAAAAGTGTCTTAGCGTCGGATCAGGTACTTGCACATTTCAATCCAAATGCGAAGGTCATCTTAACAGTTGATGCATCCCCTACCGGGCTATCCGCCATTTTATCACAAATCGAATCAGATGGCACCGAAAGACCCGTTTCCTTTGCCTCGCGCAGTCTTAACGCGGCCGAAAAACGCTACTCGCAGTTACAGAAGGAAGCCACTAGTATCGTGTTTGGTATACGTCGATATCACCAGTACCTGTACGGAAGGTCGGTACCCTTCGTTTTACGTACAGACCATAAGCCCTTAACCAGCATTTTTCATCCCGAGCGTGGCATTCCCGAAGTATCTGCGAATAGATTACAGAGATACGCAATGTTTCTAAGTGGTTATAATTACGTCATAGAATACGTACGCAGCGCTGATAACAGCGCGGACTACTTGTCGCGGGCTTGCCTGCCGCCGCCGCGAGGGGGCGGGGAGGATGCAACTCGGGTCGACCCGCGCGATGATTGCGATCGAGCTGCATACATTTGTTTTGTCACGGATGGTCATTTGCCAATTTCCGTTAATGAGCTTCGTAATGAAACTAGTAAAGACATTGTTCTCCAACAGGTAATTAAGTATAACATGAATGGCTGGCCTCATAAAGTTaacgatataaaaataaaaccattttttttatgtcgtaCACAACTATCGATTGAGAACGGGTGTGTTATGAGGGGCCATAAAGTAGTTATACCGGAAAGGTTGCAGGGAAAAGTGTTGTCTGAATTACATACCTCTCACTTAGGTATCGTTAAAACTAAAGCGGAGGCACGTTCAAGGTTATGGTTTCCCGGTATAGACGAGGCAATAGAAAAAATGATAGGTTCGTGCGACGTTTGCATTCAATTACGGCCATCTCCGGCGCGGGTTCCATTGGCACATTGGGACCTACCCCCCACGGTATTTTTTAGGCTCCACATTGATTTCTtgggtcctataaataaccacACATATTTAATCGTTGTGGATGCATATTCCAAATGGGAGGTCTATGATATGGGAAACTCGACGTCATCAATGGCGGTCGTAGATAAattatgtgattttttttcaaGGTTCGGATTACCTGCGGTTATCGTAAGTGATAACGGTTCATCCTTTTGTTCGCACGAGTTTACCGCCTTTTGTAACTTAAACGGTATACAACACATGACGTCACCTGCATACCACCCGGCCAGTAATGGTCAGGCGGAAAGTATGGTCAAAGTGATTAAAAAAGGGATCAAGTCTAGTTTACTAACAGGTCGCAATGTACGGGATAGTAAGGTTAAACTATTACAGTACTTGTTCAATTACAGGAACTCCGTTCATTCTGCCACAGGCTCTTCACCAACTGAACTAGTGTATGGACGCAAACTAAGATCGCGTTTAGATCTACTGCACCCGGTTACGCCAACGCCCTCATCCTTGTCGGTCACCCTTGCTAATGTTGTCAAAAATAAACAGTGTTCGCAGAATAACAAGTTGAATAGGAAGAACAATGAAACCTTTACCACCGGTGAACGCGTTCTATACAAAAAAATTACTAACAAAAACAAGTTCACTTGGTCTAAAGGCGTGGTTGAAAAAAGActgggcaaagttttatacttaatAAAAGACATTACTACCTCAGTGGttattaaaaaacataaaaatcatatACTTACGTACTATCGGGTGCAGCGACGGTTGAGCATTTCTCAACGAAAATCGCTTGCACCCCAAACTTTAAAACATCACGCCTCCTTCTATTACAACCAATCACGGTCGTGCAATAAGTATATTGCATCGGTATTGTTTTTGCGTTCTGACCTGACCAACCCAAACATGTGTTGA